The nucleotide window TCGAAGGTGAAGTTGAGGAGCACAGCATTGGCAGTGCCATCCTGAACGCTGATGTCGACTGCAAAGATTCCACCTGGGGCAACAGTGGTTTTGTTTGGCTCGATGAAGATCTTTGCTGAGGTTGTTGGTAGAGGGGTAGTAGGTGTAGGTGTTGTAGGCGGAAGACCGGTATATTTCAATGGTAGATAGTCAGTATTGTTAATCGCAATTGTGTAAGCAGAGTCACAGATTCCATCGCCATCTGAGTCTGCACAAGTTTGCGAATATCCAGTCTCAATCGGGTTCAACCAGACATTTCCTCCAGTATACTTTCCACCAATAATATTTTTAAATGCTGTTTTTGAAATATTCCAAGAATTTTCCAGTGGGCCCAAATAAACTGTTCCATTTATTATGTTGTCAAAAAACAAATTATTGGAAGAATTAAACAGATACACTGCATAAATGGGATTTTTCTCAATTATGTTTCTATAAATAATATTACTACTTGAGTAAGATAAATACATGCCCCCGGAATTATTGTGAATCGTATTGTTGACAATGGAGTTTTTTTCCGACGTATAGCATAAATAGATTCCAACCGAACCATTCTTAATCGAAAAACCTTCGATATGAGTATAACTTGCTGTTACATTGAATACTGGACCCCCAAAACTATCTAAAATTGCACCCGAGGTATTTTCAGCTATGAGGAGCACCGATCTGTTTACATTTATGCTTTCATTGTAAATCCCATCTCTTACTATGATCAAGTCGCCACTTTTTGCATTATTTATTGCATCCTGAACCTTTCTGTAATTGTCCGGAACGTAAATCTTCTGTGGAACAAAATCAACAAGGTAAACTGATTTTTCTATACTACATTCTCCATAACCAACCTTAAAATGTCCATCCCCATTCCAAGTTGCTCCCCAGCTGTTCCTGACGATCCAGTATTTTCCTGTCTCGTTGTATCCAACTAAGACTACCGCATGATTTTCTTCCTCGAGAAAAATGTCGTCAATACATCTGAATATTCCGTTTTCGTCGAAATACCCTTTACTATCATACCTCATCACTGCTACAAGAGGCCCGTATGAGACAAGAAACCTCTTTATAGTGCCAATGTCATCTGTGAGATTCCAAAAATTTGATATTTTATAAATCTCATTTCCAATTGAGCATTTTTCAGAGCATTTTTTAGTTGTGAAGCACGCTGGAGGACTACAATAGTAATCCGAGTAGGGAAAACAGCTCTCCTTAACGATACCGTGCGATTTCAAATAACTCAATGCCATATAACTGGATCCACCACTACAGTCACCTGCAGAAGAACAGGAGATCAGGTCTTGCTCAGAGAGATCAGGATTGAGATCGGGGGCATCTCTTTTTATTTCTATTAGAGATTCCAATACAGCAACAATTGCGAAAGCCCAGCATGCACCACATAAACCCTGATCCTTTACTGGAGTTGTATAGTCTTTTCCTTTGAAATTTCGCCAGTCAAAGTAGATCGAGGGGTCGGCTGTGCTGGTTATTTCTCCTTTTTTGACAAGATTTGCAATTTTTCCCGCTTTGAGTTTTTCGGAGCAATTTCCCCCATTCCAGGATAAACCACATTCGCAATCGTAGAAAGCCCATGATTCACATTCACTACCATCTGGAAATACACAAAATCCCAATTCACCAGAAGGAGTTGCTTTAATGACATATTTATAGCCTAAATTCACACAGCGAATTGCTGCTGGATTTGGCATTCCTGCAACAGGGAGAGATTCTTCAATTTCCTTACAGTCCACAGGAAACAACACTAAATTCAATATTAAGACCATTAAACAACCATATACCAATTTCCGCATCCTAACACCAATTCAGAAAAATATAAAATTAAAATTTCAACTCAACCACTTCATTATCACATTTATCAGCTCATGATCGCTCAATTCGTTGTTCA belongs to Archaeoglobaceae archaeon and includes:
- a CDS encoding C1 family peptidase; its protein translation is MRKLVYGCLMVLILNLVLFPVDCKEIEESLPVAGMPNPAAIRCVNLGYKYVIKATPSGELGFCVFPDGSECESWAFYDCECGLSWNGGNCSEKLKAGKIANLVKKGEITSTADPSIYFDWRNFKGKDYTTPVKDQGLCGACWAFAIVAVLESLIEIKRDAPDLNPDLSEQDLISCSSAGDCSGGSSYMALSYLKSHGIVKESCFPYSDYYCSPPACFTTKKCSEKCSIGNEIYKISNFWNLTDDIGTIKRFLVSYGPLVAVMRYDSKGYFDENGIFRCIDDIFLEEENHAVVLVGYNETGKYWIVRNSWGATWNGDGHFKVGYGECSIEKSVYLVDFVPQKIYVPDNYRKVQDAINNAKSGDLIIVRDGIYNESINVNRSVLLIAENTSGAILDSFGGPVFNVTASYTHIEGFSIKNGSVGIYLCYTSEKNSIVNNTIHNNSGGMYLSYSSSNIIYRNIIEKNPIYAVYLFNSSNNLFFDNIINGTVYLGPLENSWNISKTAFKNIIGGKYTGGNVWLNPIETGYSQTCADSDGDGICDSAYTIAINNTDYLPLKYTGLPPTTPTPTTPLPTTSAKIFIEPNKTTVAPGGIFAVDISVQDGTANAVLLNFTFDTSKISYVSGSTQGLFNTMDTISSSANYVRYLGVSSSPVNIASKTKVATAVFQVNSGASGTLSFNVVTASVNGANAMPIVQSIKIGTEPWQSYDSNGNDRIEDQELIAAIMDWLNNRISDLELINVIMKWLFNPNSGFG